In the genome of Dermacentor andersoni chromosome 3, qqDerAnde1_hic_scaffold, whole genome shotgun sequence, one region contains:
- the LOC126545644 gene encoding uncharacterized protein — MELHVDPELPAVNTHIGALGTNLTAQNQAPFLLTSILGDESSGTLRFVPSAEAAAAASASIGGVEGGQSTSPTYISVEVHYTLLLIIMVSSVAVNGLVFVLFYQRPSVRMTSNKFVLNMAIVHLLQTFIVLPFVFVSIMFQEWIFGDIWCKIHGTVSVCLTMASVFSILLIAVDRNCAVNSPLHYSMTITKKRTSGLIVSTWVFAVLISLPPLVGVSDIQYQESWAMCTVTWYDTGLLTISYSCVLCVVGFLLPFVRITWIYASMFRAARRNSARARLHNINTSSNEMSPPSSAGLDGGGHPPLYVHRRAAWSKRTSSLSQASSLFGDEWKAVRTGVLVVVSFTACFLPFFSMTLVEPHARTRKTALRNLPAISMLFLFCSSLISPYLYVIRNKAMRKHVRKMFTCLKRKPSFFSPRGYHYSHQSPPQERKCSEDIRVPGSTASLRSGGSVDYQRPLVTHSLYQNKSGDWRIVSVTTEPRRPPSRRSSLISQQPLCVDDMAQQQQQLQQEQSYYHHKCGPGLRGAAIRNGFYRRASLDSSKIMCARYPSALERDPEITSVKSTSGSGGDRSMSFRIRGRFANREESTETCDTSCNSSYSQEEWGRHFIDSSQHRRASNARRESQSSVSAIVESVEVYPTPPASDSITQIHHYGSTSSASAASAAAGYTCRPVLKRGRSFAFDEHEMNVAFPPQRISQSGGLRKSRFAVARNSPKHGSSDTTTTTLESLTSTESQDLPIIASPRAMSPTSNAPYHYPPTPFMHPHHHSTSHGYGSAPLPCSIALQQQHQHTQLPTECQDRRDSGFEDTMLGRCDICETIVNESGSIKAVKFVEQV; from the coding sequence ATGGAGCTGCACGTTGACCCGGAGCTGCCCGCTGTAAATACGCACATTGGCGCACTTGGAACCAACCTCACTGCCCAGAACCAAGCTCCATTTTTGCTGACCTCCATCCTAGGAGACGAGTCATCCGGTACCTTGCGCTTTGTGCCgtctgcagaagccgccgccgccgcttccgCATCTATAGGTGGCGTAGAGGGCGGCCAGTCGACGTCACCCACCTACATCAGTGTAGAAGTGCACTACACGCTGCTTCTCATCATCATGGTGTCAAGCGTCGCCGTCAACGGCCTCGTCTTCGTCCTCTTCTACCAGCGCCCGTCGGTGCGCATGACGTCCAACAAGTTCGTCCTGAACATGGCGATAGTGCACCTCCTTCAAACTTTCATTGTGCTGCCGTTCGTATTCGTGTCAATCATGTTCCAGGAGTggattttcggcgacatttgGTGCAAGATACATGGCACAGTGTCTGTGTGCCTAACCATGGCCAGTGTCTTCTCAATCCTGCTCATAGCCGTCGATCGGAACTGTGCTGTCAATAGCCCACTGCACTACTCAATGACCATCACTAAGAAGCGCACGAGTGGGCTCATCGTCTCAACGTGGGTCTTTGCCGTGCTCATTTCGCTGCCACCACTCGTAGGAGTTTCGGATATACAGTACCAAGAAAGCTGGGCCATGTGTACCGTCACATGGTACGACACTGGTCTGCTTACCATTTCTTACTCGTGTGTCCTCTGCGTCGTGGGCTTCCTGCTGCCTTTCGTCCGGATCACGTGGATCTACGCGTCCATGTTTCGCGCCGCTCGACGCAACAGCGCTCGTGCCCGGCTTCACAACATAAACACCAGTAGCAATGAGATGAGCCCGCCCTCGTCGGCGGGATTGGACGGCGGAGGCCACCCACCTCTCTATGTGCACAGGCGAGCGGCCTGGTCCAAACGAACGTCTTCGCTGAGCCAGGCGTCTTCGCTGTTCGGCGACGAGTGGAAAGCCGTGCGCACGGGCGTCCTGGTTGTGGTCTCTTTCACGGcttgcttccttccattcttctCCATGACCTTGGTGGAGCCACATGCGCGAACACGCAAGACCGCCCTGAGGAACCTGCCAGCTATCTCGATGTTATTCCTCTTCTGCTCCTCTCTCATCAGTCCCTACCTGTACGTCATCAGAAACAAGGCGATGCGCAAGCATGTCCGCAAGATGTTCACCTGCTTAAAGCGCAAGCCAAGCTTCTTCTCTCCACGTGGCTACCACTACAGTCACCAGAGTCCTCCGCAGGAGCGAAAGTGCTCCGAAGACATTAGGGTGCCCGGAAGCACAGCCTCTCTACGTTCTGGCGGCAGCGTGGACTACCAGAGGCCCTTGGTGACGCACTCCCTCTACCAGAACAAGTCGGGCGACTGGAGGATTGTCAGCGTCACCACGGAGCCAAGGCGACCCCCTTCTCGCCGGTCGTCCCTTATCTCGCAGCAGCCACTGTGCGTGGACGATAtggcacaacagcagcagcaactccAGCAAGAGCAGTCGTACTACCACCACAAATGCGGGCCCGGGCTACGCGGCGCTGCCATCAGGAACGGCTTCTACAGGCGAGCTTCCCTTGACAGCTCCAAGATCATGTGTGCGCGATATCCTAGCGCGCTCGAGAGAGATCCCGAAATCACATCCGTGAAGTCAACCAGTGGCTCAGGTGGTGATCGGAGCATGTCCTTCCGCATTCGCGGCCGCTTCGCCAACCGGGAAGAGTCGACCGAGACGTGCGACACGTCCTGCAACAGCAGCTACAGTCAGGAGGAATGGGGCCGACACTTCATCGATTCCTCGCAGCACAGGAGAGCAAGCAATGCTAGGCGAGAGTCACAGAGTAGCGTATCTGCTATAGTCGAAAGTGTCGAAGTATACCCAACACCTCCTGCTTCTGACAGCATCACGCAGATACACCATTACGGCAGCACTTCCTCCGCATCGGCCGCTTCTGCAGCGGCTGGATACACTTGCCGACCGGTCCTGAAACGTGGCCGCTCCTTCGCCTTTGACGAGCACGAAATGAATGTAGCCTTTCCCCCGCAAAGGATTTCCCAGTCCGGGGGACTTCGGAAGTCCCGCTTTGCCGTGGCGAGGAACTCTCCAAAGCATGGCTCCAGCGATACCACTACTACCACACTGGAATCGTTGACGTCGACGGAGTCGCAAGACCTTCCCATCATCGCGTCTCCCCGCGCCATGTCACCCACGTCGAACGCACCGTACCACTATCCGCCCACGCCATTCATGCACCCGCATCATCACTCAACGTCCCATGGCTATGGCTCAGCACCTCTTCCCTGCAGCATAGCCCTTCAGCAGCAACATCAGCACACCCAGTTGCCCACCGAGTGTCAGGATCGAAGGGACTCTGGCTTTGAGGACACTATGTTGGGGAGGTGTGACATATGTGAAACAATTGTGAACGAAAGTGGCTCTATCAAAGCAGTGAAGTTTGTAGAGCAAGTATAG